From the genome of Phycisphaerae bacterium:
CCCACTTGTAGCTCATGCCAACACGATTGGCCACGGGGAACCCGTCGCTCTGCCACAACTCGCGTCCGTGGGTTCCGTCGTCGGCCGTGAAGACAAGGGTCCCGTCGAAGTTGGCCATGTTGGAGGGGGCGGAATCGGCGGGTCCGGGATTGATGTCCATGACCCGCAGCGCGCCCGCGGCGCTGTCGGTACGCCACAATTCGCGGCCGTACGTACCGTCGTCGGCGGAGAAATAGACCGTGCTGCCGATGGCGAACAGGTTCTGCGGCGAAGAACCGACAGCGCCGGGTCGAATGTCCATGACCTGTGACGTAGTCGTGCCGTCGCTCTTCCACAGCTCGAGACCGCCGCCGGAGTTGTCATCCGCGACAAAGTAGAGGGTGTTTGCCGCGACGACGAGGTTTGTCGGGGCAGATACGAAGGTCTTAACCGGTACGGTGCCGACCATGGTGCCGTCGCTTTTCCAGAGGTCGTTTCCAAGGGTAAAGAACACACGGTTAACCGTGCCGGCAATGCTTCTCAAGTTGGCCGGGCTTCCTGCCGATCCAGGGTCGTAAATCATCATCGTGCCGGCAGCAGTCCCGTTACTCTTCCAGAGCTCCGCACCGTTCATGCCGTCACTATCCACGGTGAAACAGAGCATGGGTGTAGGTGCGCCGCCGACCAAGAAGGTTGCCGCCGTGAGGTTGGTCGGATTGGACCCGGCCGCTCCGGACACGATGTCCAACACCATCATGGTGGTTGTACCGTCGGTCATCCACAACTCCCGTCCGTTGACGCCGTCGTCGGCCGTGAAGAACACCTTGCCGCTGACCGTGGTCAGGAGTTGGGGATCAGATGACAGCGTTTTCGATGCATCATTGGGGTCAACCACCTGGTTGATGTCCAACTGCCGCGTCGTGTTGGTACCATCCGTTTTCCAGAGTTCGCGACCAGTCGTACCGTCATCCGCGCTGAACATGACGACGGAGCCGGAGAGGAGGGCGAACCCGGCCGGAGACGAACTACCTGCGAGAGGATTGATATCCTTGAGCAGGGCCGTAGCAACGGTCAGATTGTTCCTGAGGGTTGCCTTCCACAGTTCAACGCCGTTGGTGCCGTCATCCGCCGCGAAATAAAGCTTATCGTACTGCGCAAACATATTGGACGGGTTTGATCCAGGGGTGCCCGGATCGATGTCCAGTTCGAGCGTCATGACAGGATATAAGGGCTGGAGGACGCGATAGAGCTCCTGGCCGGCGACACCCGAACCGTCGTCCGCAGACACGAAAAGGCGCGTGATGACATCGAAGGAAATCGCCTTCATATCGCCAATGGTCGAGCCGTCGGGGCCGGGTCGAAGGTCGAGAATCATCCGAGTTCCGGTGCCGACGGGCAGGAGGCTCCGAAGACAACTGGAGCCGTTATCCCCGCGCGTGCCGTCCTTAAACAGCAACGCGGGTGAACATGCACCATCGACGCTCCAGTAGGGTACAGAACCTTCGGGTATTGCAAAGAAGGTATTGGAGGTACCTTCGAAAGGCTGCTGTTCGTTCCTGAACTGGGCCAGCAAGCCGTTTGTGGGCACCAGAAGGGCCGTCGCCGCGAACACGCCTGCGAGCCTGGAACAGATGTTGGGTGTACTGGACATGACTCTTTCCTCCTTCGAAGTGTGGGTCGTGAAGACCCAGTAGACAGTCAACCAGAAGGGCCGTGTCCCGGTGTGCTGTTTTGGACGCGAGGCCATTGGCCGTTTTTTCGCACGGCACCCGGAAGCGAACAGCCCAGAAAACATCTAGCTATTGTTACCTTCACCCAAATGTATACATGATTGAGGCTGTTCTGTCAACAGGAGTCGAACGTGTCCTGTGCGGGGGCAGGGCAATCGCATCTAAACCGTGATCCTCCCATCACTTTTTTTGCATGTTAGGTGTATGTAAGGATTGCGCCCTCGCTGAATTGTGGATAACTTCGGCCCCATTGGTCACGAGGCCTCGTGTTGTTTAGAGGTTTATCCTTTTTTCAGGAGCTGCAACATGGACGTTGAAGCCCCGCGTGGCCTGCTGCGCTTTTTTGATGAGTTGGAGGATCCCCGGATGGAGCGGACGAAATTGCATTCGCTCGAGGACATTTTGTTCATCGCCCTTTGTGCGGTCATCTGCGGGGCGGACAGTTGGACCGAGGTGGAGGTGTTCGGCTGGGCCAAACGGGAATGGCTGAGTCAGTACCTGACGTTGCCCAACGGCATTCCTTCCCATGATACCTTCGGGCGGGTGTTTAGCAGGCTGGACCCCCAAGTATTGGAGCGATGTTTCTCGAAGTGGATGGCGGCCCTGGCCGAGGCCAGCGCCGGCCGATTGGTGGCCATCGACGGCAAGACCCTGCGACGCAGTTTTGACAAGGCCACGAATCGAGCGGCGATCCATATGGTCAGTGCCTGGTGCGAGACGAACCGTCTGGTTCTGGGGCAACTGGCGACCGCAGAAAAGAGCAATGAAATCAAGGCTATCCCACAGCTTCTGAAGATGCTGGATATCCGTGATGCGGTGGTGACGATCGACGCCATGGGCTGCCAGAAGGCCATCGCCCAGGAGATCGTCCAGCAAGGCGGGCACTACCTGTTACAGGTCAAGGACAACCAGCCGGGGCTGCACGATGTCGTCAAAGCGACCTTCGACGAGTTGACCGGCCGAGGAATCGCCGGGGTCCAGTACGATTTCCATGAGCAGACCGATGCCGGCCACGGCCGGATCGAGACCCGTCGTTTGTGGGTCACCGACTGGACCGATTGGTATGCGGACCGAAAAGAGTGGGCCAACCTGACCAGCTTCGTCTGCATGGAAAGCGTACGCACGGTGAACGGATCCACTTCCTGCGAACGCCACTATTACATCAGCGATCTGGCCGGCCAAAGTGCCCAGACCATGCTCGGCTACGTCCGCGGCCACTGGGGTATCGAGAACAAGCTGCACTGGTCACTGGATATGACCTTCCGGGAGGACACCCTCCGTAACCGGATCGGCCACTCCGCCGAGAACCTCTCGCGAATCCGCCGACTGAGCCTTAACCTGCTCTGTCGAGAGAAAACCTGCAAGGCCAGCCTGAAAAGCAAACGCCTGCGAGCCGGCCTACGGGAGGACTACTTGGTCCGGGTCCTGTGCCAGGGGATTTAGATGCGATTGCCCTGTGTGCGGGGGGCCGGTGAAGGCGAGTTCTGGGCCGTTGGATTGCCAGCCTGGGAACCTGGGGGCAAGTCGCCAAAGATGGTTTGGGCAGCTTTGCCGAGGTGACCTGGGAGGGGCGGATGACTGAAGATTCGCCTAGGTGTTTGATAAGTCTTTATTTTACAGAAACTTAAGGTCATTTTTGGGTTCGTTTGGCGCGGAGGAGCTGTCAGCGGCCAGCGATCGGCCATCAGCCATAAAAGCAGACTCGTCCGTGGGCGTGGAAGCTGCCGGCCTTGGGCCGCAGGAGGTTGGTTTTCACTTTTCAAAGAGCGACGGCGGAGGCGGTGGACGGTCTGGTTCCGGTCGGCGCG
Proteins encoded in this window:
- a CDS encoding ISAs1 family transposase, encoding MDVEAPRGLLRFFDELEDPRMERTKLHSLEDILFIALCAVICGADSWTEVEVFGWAKREWLSQYLTLPNGIPSHDTFGRVFSRLDPQVLERCFSKWMAALAEASAGRLVAIDGKTLRRSFDKATNRAAIHMVSAWCETNRLVLGQLATAEKSNEIKAIPQLLKMLDIRDAVVTIDAMGCQKAIAQEIVQQGGHYLLQVKDNQPGLHDVVKATFDELTGRGIAGVQYDFHEQTDAGHGRIETRRLWVTDWTDWYADRKEWANLTSFVCMESVRTVNGSTSCERHYYISDLAGQSAQTMLGYVRGHWGIENKLHWSLDMTFREDTLRNRIGHSAENLSRIRRLSLNLLCREKTCKASLKSKRLRAGLREDYLVRVLCQGI